The following are from one region of the Actinoplanes sp. L3-i22 genome:
- a CDS encoding ABC transporter ATP-binding protein: protein MPYLISQAIDRGITARQAGPLIGWSAGVLACGLAGAGLGIMRHRSMTKLRIAAALRTADQVLTHATRLGAALPRRITAGEVVTIGISDVWLIGRAMNVGGIGVASIVACAVIATLLHRTSPQLALVVLIGVPALGVLVGPLLRGTQRAGSRYRERQGTLNARLVDVVGGLRVLNGLGGSATHLARYVRESSRLRDQGYRVGRPSSWVNALGDGLPMVFLAVVIWVAARMAATGEISAGQLIAVYGYTAMLVIPVSVLIFCGFDLTYGLVAARRVTGFLNLPLDDPAGGAGPPGPAGLHDPDSGVTAEPGRLTALAGVRPADATEVLDRLGRYLPAATTWADLRLDEIARDVVRERILVAENGADLFAGPLRDVVAGRHEPDDDLIRAAIDTAVAHDVATDLDRPVEWGGRNLSGGQRQRLRLARALYADPEMLLLAEPTSAVDAHTETAIAERLAAARAGQGTVVATTSPVLLDRADTVHYLVGGRVAATGTHRELLAAEPGYRTLVTRVFGEEAEG, encoded by the coding sequence ATGCCGTACCTGATCTCCCAGGCCATCGACCGCGGCATCACCGCGCGCCAGGCCGGCCCGCTGATCGGCTGGTCCGCCGGCGTGCTCGCGTGCGGGCTGGCCGGCGCCGGCCTGGGCATCATGCGCCACCGCAGCATGACCAAGCTGCGGATCGCCGCCGCCCTGCGCACCGCCGACCAGGTGCTCACCCACGCCACCCGGCTCGGCGCCGCGCTGCCCCGCCGGATCACCGCCGGCGAGGTGGTCACGATCGGCATCTCCGACGTGTGGCTGATCGGCCGGGCGATGAACGTCGGGGGCATCGGCGTCGCCTCGATCGTGGCCTGCGCGGTGATCGCCACCCTGCTGCACCGCACGTCCCCGCAGCTCGCCCTGGTCGTGCTGATCGGCGTCCCGGCGCTCGGCGTGCTGGTCGGCCCGTTGCTGCGGGGCACCCAGCGGGCCGGCTCGCGGTACCGGGAGCGGCAGGGCACGCTCAACGCCCGGCTGGTCGACGTGGTCGGCGGGCTGCGCGTGCTGAACGGGCTCGGCGGCAGCGCCACCCACCTGGCCCGCTACGTGCGGGAGTCGTCCCGGCTGCGCGACCAGGGCTACCGGGTGGGCCGTCCGTCCAGCTGGGTCAACGCGCTCGGCGACGGCCTGCCGATGGTGTTCCTGGCCGTGGTGATCTGGGTGGCCGCGCGGATGGCGGCGACCGGCGAGATCAGCGCCGGGCAGCTGATCGCGGTCTACGGCTACACCGCGATGCTGGTCATCCCGGTCAGCGTGCTGATCTTCTGCGGCTTCGACCTGACGTACGGCCTGGTCGCCGCCCGCCGCGTCACCGGCTTCCTGAACCTGCCGCTCGACGACCCGGCCGGCGGCGCCGGTCCACCCGGCCCGGCCGGCCTGCACGACCCCGACTCGGGCGTGACCGCCGAGCCCGGCCGGCTCACCGCGCTGGCCGGTGTCCGCCCGGCCGACGCGACCGAGGTGCTCGACCGGCTCGGCCGCTACCTGCCGGCCGCCACGACCTGGGCGGATCTGCGGCTCGACGAGATCGCGCGGGACGTGGTGCGCGAGCGGATCCTGGTCGCCGAGAACGGCGCCGACCTGTTCGCCGGCCCGCTGCGCGACGTGGTCGCCGGCCGGCACGAGCCCGACGACGACCTGATCCGGGCCGCGATCGACACCGCGGTGGCCCACGACGTCGCCACCGACCTGGACCGCCCGGTCGAGTGGGGTGGCCGCAACCTCTCCGGCGGCCAGCGGCAGCGGCTCCGGCTGGCCCGCGCGCTCTACGCCGACCCGGAGATGCTGCTGCTCGCCGAGCCGACCTCGGCGGTCGACGCGCACACCGAGACGGCGATCGCCGAGCGGCTCGCCGCCGCGCGGGCCGGGCAGGGCACGGTCGTGGCGACCACCTCGCCGGTGCTGCTGGACCGCGCCGACACCGTGCACTACCTGGTCGGCGGGCGGGTCGCCGCGACCGGCACGCACCGCGAGCTGCTGGCCGCCGAGCCCGGCTACCGCACCCTGGTCACCCGGGTGTTCGGCGAGGAGGCGGAAGGATGA
- a CDS encoding GNAT family N-acetyltransferase, with protein sequence MPRSSLTAVARSATSADADRIADICTSAYRAAYRELLPPGYIDRTVDIYFGSARVARQVPANPPKWFGYQVAEEDGRLVGAAGGGMTGPGVGELHLIYLEPAERARGLGTLLLERVTEQVRAAGGTEMWLSVFLGDGAGIGFYRARGFQPVETVQADLSREDDHIRSLRMRRILD encoded by the coding sequence GTGCCTCGATCATCGTTGACCGCCGTTGCCCGATCCGCGACCAGCGCCGATGCGGATCGGATCGCGGACATCTGCACCTCGGCGTATCGGGCGGCGTACCGGGAGCTGCTGCCGCCCGGCTACATCGACCGGACCGTGGACATCTACTTCGGGTCGGCGCGGGTGGCCCGGCAGGTGCCGGCGAACCCGCCGAAGTGGTTCGGGTACCAGGTGGCCGAGGAGGACGGGCGGCTGGTCGGCGCGGCCGGCGGCGGGATGACCGGGCCGGGCGTCGGCGAGCTGCACCTGATCTACCTGGAGCCGGCCGAGCGCGCCCGCGGGCTGGGCACCCTGCTGCTGGAGCGGGTCACCGAGCAGGTCCGGGCGGCCGGTGGGACCGAGATGTGGCTGTCGGTGTTCCTCGGCGACGGCGCCGGGATCGGGTTCTACCGGGCGCGCGGGTTCCAGCCGGTGGAGACGGTGCAGGCGGACCTGTCCCGCGAGGACGACCACATCCGCAGCCTGCGCATGCGGCGCATCCTGGACTGA
- a CDS encoding pyridoxal-dependent decarboxylase produces the protein MDPRLAADLADLPDLLTAARDYAAGVLDGLDDRPAAVPPPAFDPVPLPAAGLGAAQALEVFRERWAPGFSGSAGPRYLGFVTGGATPAALLGDWLTGTFDQNASARVGSSAVDLERETVGWLRSLFHLKDDFDGTFVTGATMSNTVGLAIGREWLGERKGVSVARQGVTALGDITVLSGAPHSSVYKALSILGIGRDQLRIVPVQPDREAVDVAELDRCLSETVGPAIVVANAGTVNTVDFDDLRAIAALKGRHDFWLHVDAAFGGFAALTAEHRHLVDGLDLADSICIDLHKWLNVPYDAAVQFTRRQDLQVSVFQNAAAYLTAPGPDPDPFHLTPENSRRLRALSAWFALAAYGADGHREIVARNVALARRFGAEVATLPGVRLLSPVRLNVVCFGVEGDVEAILKAVAASGEAFLTPTVHGGGPALRAAFSNWRTRDGDVDRVLAVLREVLAE, from the coding sequence GTGGACCCTCGCCTCGCCGCTGACCTCGCGGACCTGCCCGACCTGCTGACCGCCGCGCGTGACTACGCGGCCGGCGTCCTGGACGGCCTCGACGACCGGCCGGCCGCGGTGCCGCCGCCGGCTTTCGACCCGGTGCCGCTCCCGGCGGCCGGCCTCGGCGCCGCGCAGGCCCTGGAGGTGTTCCGGGAGCGCTGGGCGCCCGGTTTCTCCGGCAGCGCCGGCCCGCGCTACCTGGGCTTCGTCACCGGCGGCGCGACGCCCGCCGCGCTGCTGGGCGACTGGCTGACCGGCACGTTCGACCAGAACGCGAGCGCCCGCGTGGGCTCGTCGGCGGTCGATCTGGAGCGCGAGACGGTCGGATGGCTGCGGTCCCTCTTCCATTTGAAAGACGATTTCGACGGTACGTTCGTAACCGGCGCGACCATGTCGAACACCGTCGGCCTGGCGATCGGCCGGGAGTGGCTCGGCGAACGCAAGGGCGTCAGCGTCGCCCGGCAGGGGGTCACCGCCCTGGGTGACATCACGGTCCTGTCCGGCGCGCCGCACTCCAGCGTCTACAAGGCGTTGTCGATCCTCGGCATCGGCCGCGACCAGCTCCGGATCGTGCCGGTTCAACCCGATCGCGAGGCGGTCGACGTCGCCGAGCTGGACCGGTGCCTGTCCGAGACCGTGGGTCCGGCGATCGTGGTCGCCAACGCCGGCACGGTCAACACCGTCGACTTCGACGACCTGCGGGCGATCGCCGCGCTGAAGGGCAGGCACGACTTCTGGCTGCACGTCGACGCCGCGTTCGGCGGGTTCGCCGCGCTGACCGCGGAGCACCGGCACCTGGTCGACGGCCTGGACCTGGCCGACTCGATCTGCATCGACCTGCACAAGTGGCTCAACGTCCCGTACGACGCCGCGGTCCAGTTCACCCGGCGTCAGGACCTGCAGGTCAGCGTGTTCCAGAACGCCGCCGCCTACCTGACCGCGCCCGGCCCCGACCCGGACCCGTTCCACCTGACGCCGGAGAACTCGCGGCGGCTGCGCGCGTTGTCCGCCTGGTTCGCGCTGGCCGCCTACGGCGCCGACGGGCACCGCGAGATCGTGGCGCGGAACGTCGCGCTGGCCCGTCGCTTCGGCGCGGAGGTGGCGACCCTGCCCGGGGTTCGGCTGCTTTCGCCCGTACGTCTCAATGTCGTGTGTTTTGGGGTTGAGGGTGACGTGGAAGCGATCCTGAAGGCCGTCGCGGCCTCGGGTGAGGCGTTCCTGACGCCGACCGTTCATGGGGGTGGGCCGGCGCTGCGGGCCGCGTTCAGCAACTGGCGCACCCGGGACGGGGACGTCGACCGGGTGCTCGCCGTCCTCCGGGAGGTCCTCGCGGAGTGA
- a CDS encoding response regulator transcription factor — MARLLLIEDDPAIRNTLLRALRDRGHAVAASPAAMDGLQTALAERPDLIVLDLGLPDLDGRELLRMLRAVSRIPVIIATARDEETEMVRLLDAGADDYVVKPFTAAQLDARIRAVLRRGPSSDGGADPALVVGGLRIDLGAREVTLDGAAVDLTPREFDLLHHLAQRAGQVVTKRELLSEVWQVPYGGADKTVDVHLSWLRRKLGETAQEPRYLHTVRGVGVKLSEPA; from the coding sequence GTGGCGAGACTCCTGCTGATCGAGGACGATCCGGCTATCCGGAACACCCTGCTGCGTGCCCTGCGCGACCGCGGGCACGCGGTGGCCGCGTCGCCGGCCGCGATGGACGGCCTGCAGACCGCGCTCGCCGAGCGACCGGATCTGATCGTCCTGGACCTCGGCCTGCCCGACCTGGACGGACGGGAACTGCTGCGGATGCTGCGGGCGGTCAGCCGGATCCCGGTGATCATCGCGACCGCCCGGGACGAGGAGACCGAGATGGTCCGGCTCCTGGACGCGGGCGCCGACGACTACGTGGTGAAGCCGTTCACCGCCGCGCAGCTCGACGCGCGGATCCGGGCGGTGCTGCGGCGTGGCCCGTCGTCGGACGGTGGCGCCGACCCGGCGCTGGTCGTCGGCGGGCTGCGGATCGACCTCGGCGCGCGGGAGGTGACCCTGGACGGCGCCGCGGTCGACCTCACCCCGCGCGAGTTCGACCTGCTGCACCACCTCGCGCAGCGGGCCGGGCAGGTGGTCACCAAGCGGGAGCTGCTCAGCGAGGTGTGGCAGGTGCCGTACGGCGGCGCGGACAAGACCGTCGACGTGCACCTGTCCTGGCTGCGGCGCAAGCTCGGGGAGACCGCGCAGGAGCCGCGCTACCTGCACACCGTGCGCGGGGTCGGGGTCAAGCTGAGCGAGCCGGCGTGA
- a CDS encoding HAMP domain-containing sensor histidine kinase: MRARLTLLVAATTVLVLLAFLVPIALLLRQVAHDQALNRANAVIQAIVPLAGGDVGALGLAVTATAVPVTVFLPDGSQVGAPATATPAVRLAAAGGQALTVATGAGRELVVPVVGATGTSVVRAEVTDAELARGVSRSWLTLAGLGAALLLLGLLVADRLARTITAPITQLSEVSHRLAGAELTARAAPAGPPELREVAGALNHLAGRIQDLLAAERERVADLSHRLRTPLTALRLEAESLRDPDEAVRVASAADGVARAVTAVIQQARRDVTAPSAGCDATAVVTDRVAFWRVLAEDTGRVVTQSLPDRPLPVAVAADDLAAALDALLGNVFAHTPDETPFSVTLAGQPGGGAILTVADEGPGFPAAAAERGASGGDSTGLGLDIARQIAASFQLSGGPGGAVVTLSLAPAPPLPPPS; this comes from the coding sequence GTGAGGGCGCGACTGACCCTGCTGGTCGCGGCGACCACGGTGCTCGTCCTGCTGGCGTTCCTGGTGCCGATCGCGCTGCTGCTCCGGCAGGTCGCCCACGACCAGGCGCTGAACCGGGCGAACGCGGTGATCCAGGCGATCGTGCCGCTCGCCGGGGGTGACGTGGGGGCGCTGGGGCTGGCGGTGACGGCCACCGCCGTACCGGTGACGGTCTTTCTCCCGGACGGCAGCCAGGTCGGCGCACCGGCCACCGCGACCCCCGCGGTCCGGCTGGCCGCGGCCGGCGGCCAGGCCCTGACCGTGGCCACCGGCGCCGGACGGGAACTGGTCGTCCCGGTCGTCGGCGCCACCGGGACAAGCGTCGTGCGCGCCGAGGTCACCGACGCCGAACTGGCCCGCGGCGTGTCCCGGTCCTGGCTCACCCTGGCCGGGCTCGGCGCCGCACTGCTCCTGCTCGGCCTGCTCGTCGCGGACCGGCTGGCCCGCACGATCACCGCCCCGATCACCCAGCTCAGCGAGGTCTCCCACCGGCTGGCCGGGGCCGAGCTGACCGCCCGGGCCGCCCCCGCCGGGCCGCCGGAACTGCGCGAGGTGGCCGGGGCGCTCAACCACCTCGCCGGGCGCATCCAGGACCTGCTCGCCGCGGAACGGGAACGGGTCGCCGACCTGTCGCACCGGCTGCGCACGCCGCTGACCGCGCTACGCCTGGAGGCCGAGTCGCTGCGGGACCCGGACGAGGCGGTGCGGGTGGCGTCGGCGGCCGACGGGGTGGCCCGCGCGGTCACCGCGGTCATCCAGCAGGCCCGGCGCGACGTCACCGCGCCGTCCGCGGGGTGCGACGCGACCGCGGTGGTGACCGATCGGGTGGCGTTCTGGCGGGTCCTCGCCGAGGACACCGGGCGGGTGGTGACCCAGTCCCTGCCGGACCGGCCACTGCCGGTCGCGGTGGCCGCCGACGATCTGGCGGCGGCGCTGGACGCGCTGCTCGGGAACGTGTTCGCGCACACGCCGGACGAGACGCCGTTCTCGGTCACGCTGGCCGGGCAGCCGGGGGGCGGCGCGATCCTGACCGTCGCGGACGAGGGGCCGGGCTTTCCGGCGGCCGCGGCCGAGCGCGGTGCCTCGGGCGGCGACTCGACCGGGCTGGGGCTGGACATCGCCCGCCAGATCGCGGCGTCATTCCAGCTCAGCGGCGGCCCGGGCGGTGCGGTGGTCACGCTTTCACTCGCCCCGGCCCCACCTCTCCCACCTCCGTCTTAA
- a CDS encoding response regulator transcription factor, protein MRVVIAEDLFLLRDGLVRLLQAYGHEVVAAVDSGPAALEALLGERPDVAILDVRLPPTFSDEGLQAALAARREIPGLPVLILSQHVEQLYARELLADEHGGVGYQLKERVIDADDFMDSLTRVANGGTALDPAVVAKLLGRPRRADPLDALTERERQVLALMAEGISNTAIAARLFLSEGAISKYTTTIFAKLNLHPDDDTNRRVRAVLTYLGAVTSHDDA, encoded by the coding sequence ATGCGTGTTGTGATCGCCGAAGACCTGTTCCTGCTCCGTGACGGGCTGGTCCGCCTCCTCCAGGCCTACGGCCACGAGGTGGTCGCCGCCGTCGACAGTGGTCCGGCCGCCCTCGAGGCCCTGCTCGGCGAGCGTCCCGACGTCGCGATCCTGGACGTCCGGCTGCCTCCGACCTTCTCCGACGAGGGGCTCCAGGCGGCGCTGGCCGCCCGCCGGGAGATCCCCGGCCTGCCGGTGCTGATCCTGTCCCAGCACGTCGAGCAGCTCTACGCCCGCGAGCTGCTCGCCGACGAGCACGGCGGCGTGGGGTACCAGCTCAAGGAGCGGGTCATCGACGCCGACGACTTCATGGACTCGCTGACCCGGGTCGCCAACGGCGGCACCGCGCTCGACCCGGCGGTCGTCGCCAAGCTCCTGGGCCGCCCGCGCCGCGCCGACCCGCTCGACGCCCTCACCGAGCGGGAACGCCAGGTCCTCGCGCTGATGGCCGAGGGCATCTCCAACACCGCGATCGCGGCCCGGCTGTTCCTCAGCGAGGGCGCGATCAGCAAATACACCACGACGATCTTCGCCAAGCTGAACCTGCACCCCGACGACGACACCAACCGTCGCGTCCGGGCCGTGCTCACCTACCTGGGCGCGGTGACCTCCCATGACGACGCCTGA
- a CDS encoding sensor histidine kinase — protein MLTRIPGRIGAGLYRSLTLAALTCVLPLVAVAVGWGGALFAGTWSPGPGAPLIGRIAVGVGQTVAVLLWLAGALWMTHALTSRPLAQAARRRASRWLGLDLAVDYRGPSPVTRMATGFWWDGVEYHKSEREARRRARMNARFHDPQVKWDGLWAVVAGVTVFPVTALPLAGLVAGLGSVLYGRTVIGILILLAALAVAPLAWLIFQPVAERFLGPNAGTRLGRRVRELETIQADLTETQAAELERIERGLHDGAQARLVAMGMSMQAAERMVDADPEAAKVILADARASSKAALEELRSLVRGINPPVLVERGLVDAVRALALDVPVEVEVHAAVPARPERPLESAIYFAVAELLANVAKHAHASHVTVDLEYGEETLVARVTDDGVGGISPASPGSGLAGIRRRVAAFGGRLEIRSPEGGPTRATVSVPCVL, from the coding sequence GTGCTGACACGAATACCGGGCCGGATCGGGGCCGGGCTCTATCGATCGCTGACGCTGGCCGCGCTGACCTGCGTGCTGCCGCTCGTCGCGGTGGCCGTCGGGTGGGGCGGGGCGCTGTTCGCCGGGACGTGGAGCCCGGGGCCGGGTGCGCCGCTGATCGGCCGGATCGCGGTCGGGGTCGGCCAGACCGTCGCGGTCCTGCTCTGGCTCGCCGGGGCACTGTGGATGACGCACGCGCTGACCAGCCGGCCCCTGGCCCAGGCCGCGCGGCGCCGAGCGAGCCGCTGGCTCGGCCTCGACCTGGCCGTCGACTATCGAGGGCCGTCCCCGGTCACCCGGATGGCGACCGGGTTCTGGTGGGACGGGGTGGAGTACCACAAGTCCGAACGGGAGGCGCGCCGCCGGGCCCGGATGAACGCCCGCTTCCACGACCCGCAGGTCAAGTGGGACGGATTGTGGGCGGTCGTGGCGGGCGTGACCGTGTTCCCGGTGACGGCGCTGCCCCTGGCCGGGCTGGTCGCCGGGCTCGGGTCGGTGCTCTACGGCCGTACCGTGATCGGGATCTTGATCTTGCTGGCCGCCCTGGCGGTCGCGCCGCTCGCCTGGCTGATCTTCCAGCCGGTCGCGGAGCGTTTCCTCGGGCCGAACGCGGGGACCCGCCTCGGCCGGCGCGTGCGGGAGCTGGAGACGATCCAGGCCGACCTGACCGAGACGCAGGCCGCCGAGTTGGAGCGCATCGAGCGCGGCCTGCACGACGGCGCGCAGGCCCGGCTGGTCGCGATGGGCATGTCCATGCAGGCCGCCGAGCGGATGGTCGACGCCGACCCGGAAGCGGCGAAGGTGATCCTCGCCGACGCCCGCGCCTCGTCGAAGGCCGCCCTGGAGGAGCTGCGGTCGCTGGTCCGCGGCATCAACCCGCCGGTCCTGGTCGAGCGCGGCCTGGTCGACGCGGTCCGGGCCCTCGCGCTGGATGTCCCGGTCGAGGTCGAGGTGCACGCCGCGGTCCCGGCCCGCCCGGAGCGGCCGCTGGAGTCCGCGATCTACTTCGCCGTCGCCGAGCTGCTGGCGAACGTGGCCAAGCACGCCCACGCGAGCCACGTGACGGTCGACCTGGAATACGGTGAGGAGACCCTGGTCGCGCGGGTGACCGACGACGGCGTCGGCGGCATCTCCCCGGCCTCGCCCGGCTCCGGGCTGGCCGGGATCCGGCGCCGGGTGGCCGCGTTCGGCGGCCGGCTGGAGATCCGGAGTCCCGAGGGCGGGCCCACGCGCGCTACGGTGTCGGTGCCATGCGTGTTGTGA
- a CDS encoding PadR family transcriptional regulator has protein sequence MFLDILILVHLRGAPIHGYELKRKVSETTAVALNNNTLYPALRRFEAAGAVTRTAEQQTGRPPRHVYEITAVGLELLHDMIAELPPELAGDEPEFLTRLGLFEELTPDERAAVLDARDRALATALDHLTRQAARAEGSRHNRDWGSLVATELIARTERERAWLDELKRRSA, from the coding sequence ATGTTCCTCGACATCCTGATCCTCGTTCACCTGCGGGGCGCGCCGATCCACGGCTACGAGCTCAAGCGCAAGGTCTCCGAGACCACGGCAGTGGCGCTGAACAACAACACGCTCTATCCCGCGCTGCGCCGGTTCGAGGCGGCCGGCGCGGTGACCAGGACCGCCGAGCAGCAGACCGGGCGGCCGCCACGGCACGTCTACGAGATCACCGCGGTCGGCCTGGAGCTGCTGCACGACATGATCGCCGAGCTGCCGCCGGAGCTGGCCGGCGACGAGCCCGAGTTCCTCACCCGGCTCGGCCTGTTCGAAGAGCTCACGCCGGACGAGCGGGCCGCCGTGCTGGACGCGCGCGACCGGGCGCTGGCCACCGCGCTCGACCATCTGACCCGGCAGGCCGCGCGCGCCGAGGGCAGCCGGCACAACCGGGACTGGGGCAGCCTGGTCGCCACCGAGCTGATCGCCCGCACCGAGCGCGAGCGCGCCTGGCTCGACGAGTTGAAACGGAGATCCGCGTGA
- a CDS encoding DHA2 family efflux MFS transporter permease subunit, translating to MTETAQRLSGPAQLGLMIGPVLTMVDSSIVNVAVADIARELHTGLDGVQWVVSGYLLALAAGLAASAYLARRFGALTTYQIALIGFVAASAACAAAPSVPILIACRVAQGLLGAPLVPLAMTLLLGRQGAARRIPIATGLLFFLAPALGPTLGGVLVAAGGWPWIFLVNVPVGLIGLLALRRVPADAAPPGDPAARFDPIGLALLAAGLTLALYGVSRAPIASWNSPIVIGTIGGGLALLGGYLRWARRRAQPAVDLALLRHGQSRLALGLSVVSSVVAYAAVFLLPVFTQAVQGHSTLATGLALLPQGLITGVGTALGQRLATRISVRTLVTAGFVVLAATSAGLLLLHADTPLWVTAVILSGRAVAIGFGITPLLFAMLGPLDDGQLADGTTVFNIAQRLGGALGVSLLATTYAAFSRTTDPVTGFHHIGVILTGIALGAAAFALFLAPVRQPRS from the coding sequence GTGACCGAGACTGCACAGCGTCTGAGCGGCCCCGCCCAACTCGGGCTGATGATCGGCCCGGTGCTGACCATGGTGGACTCCAGCATCGTCAACGTCGCCGTCGCGGACATCGCACGGGAGCTGCACACCGGGCTGGACGGGGTGCAGTGGGTGGTCAGCGGCTATCTGCTGGCGCTCGCGGCCGGGCTGGCGGCGTCCGCCTACCTGGCTCGGCGGTTCGGTGCGCTCACGACGTACCAAATCGCCTTGATTGGTTTTGTCGCCGCGTCAGCGGCCTGCGCCGCAGCCCCCAGCGTTCCGATTCTGATCGCCTGCCGCGTGGCCCAGGGTCTGCTCGGCGCACCGCTCGTGCCGCTCGCGATGACCCTGCTGCTGGGCCGGCAGGGCGCCGCGCGGCGCATCCCGATCGCAACCGGCCTGCTGTTCTTTCTCGCCCCGGCGCTCGGGCCGACGCTCGGCGGCGTGCTCGTCGCGGCCGGTGGCTGGCCCTGGATCTTCCTGGTCAACGTGCCGGTCGGCCTGATCGGGCTGCTCGCCCTGCGGCGCGTCCCGGCCGACGCCGCGCCGCCCGGGGATCCGGCGGCCCGCTTCGATCCGATCGGTCTCGCGCTGCTCGCGGCAGGTTTGACCCTCGCGCTGTACGGGGTCAGTCGCGCCCCGATCGCCAGCTGGAACAGTCCGATAGTGATCGGCACAATCGGGGGTGGGCTGGCGCTGCTCGGCGGCTATCTGCGGTGGGCGCGGCGGCGCGCGCAACCCGCCGTCGACCTCGCGCTGCTGCGCCACGGGCAGTCCCGGCTCGCGCTCGGGCTCAGCGTGGTGTCGTCCGTGGTGGCCTACGCGGCGGTCTTCCTGCTGCCGGTCTTCACCCAGGCCGTGCAGGGACATTCCACGCTGGCCACCGGTCTGGCGCTGCTCCCGCAAGGTCTGATCACCGGCGTCGGCACCGCGCTGGGGCAACGGCTGGCCACCCGGATCTCGGTACGGACGCTGGTCACCGCCGGGTTCGTGGTGCTCGCCGCGACGAGTGCCGGGCTGCTGCTCCTGCACGCGGACACGCCGCTGTGGGTGACCGCGGTGATCCTCTCCGGGCGGGCCGTGGCGATCGGGTTCGGGATCACGCCGTTGCTGTTCGCGATGCTCGGCCCGCTCGACGACGGGCAGCTGGCGGACGGGACCACGGTGTTCAACATCGCGCAGCGGCTGGGTGGGGCGCTCGGGGTGAGCCTGCTCGCGACCACGTATGCGGCGTTTTCTCGGACGACTGATCCGGTGACCGGTTTTCATCACATTGGAGTGATCCTTACCGGAATCGCGCTCGGGGCGGCGGCGTTTGCGTTGTTCCTCGCGCCGGTCCGGCAACCGAGGTCGTAG
- a CDS encoding triacylglycerol lipase: protein MSARAGRTPVLLIHGTTSNSRANFSWNWDRAFDAEGRAHCDVDLPDSGNGDIQIAAEHVVRAIRYLHHASGTKIDLVGHSQGGMIGRWAMKYYPDTRHMIDDYVSLAASNHGTQEFVVQCAAQTVCSAAYWQQRAGSRFLDALNEGPETWPGVSYTQLYTRYDEIILPYRLSALPGAPNVSNLAVQELCPLETVEHFGMAYDNAAWLLGMDAIRHPGPARLGRVSRASCGWPLMPGVDPLRFPANSAAALAQSAKSMLVTPQLAGEPALRRF from the coding sequence GTGAGCGCCCGCGCCGGGCGGACGCCGGTTCTGCTGATCCACGGCACCACGTCCAACTCGCGGGCGAACTTCTCCTGGAACTGGGATCGCGCGTTCGACGCCGAGGGCCGGGCGCACTGCGACGTCGACCTGCCCGACAGCGGCAACGGCGACATCCAGATCGCCGCGGAACATGTGGTGCGGGCGATCCGGTATCTGCACCATGCTTCCGGTACGAAGATCGACCTGGTCGGGCACAGTCAGGGCGGGATGATCGGGCGCTGGGCGATGAAGTACTACCCGGACACCCGTCACATGATCGACGACTATGTCTCGCTCGCCGCGTCGAACCATGGGACCCAGGAGTTCGTCGTGCAGTGTGCGGCGCAGACGGTCTGCTCGGCGGCGTACTGGCAGCAGCGGGCCGGGTCACGATTCCTGGACGCGCTGAACGAGGGGCCGGAGACGTGGCCGGGGGTCAGTTACACGCAGCTCTATACGCGGTATGACGAGATCATTCTGCCGTACCGGTTGTCGGCGCTGCCGGGTGCGCCGAACGTCAGCAACCTTGCCGTTCAGGAGCTGTGCCCGCTGGAGACTGTTGAGCACTTCGGGATGGCGTATGACAATGCTGCCTGGCTGCTCGGTATGGATGCGATCCGGCATCCTGGGCCGGCTCGGCTGGGTCGGGTCAGCCGGGCGAGCTGTGGGTGGCCGTTGATGCCGGGGGTGGATCCGTTGCGGTTTCCGGCTAACTCGGCGGCGGCGCTGGCTCAGAGTGCCAAGTCCATGCTGGTTACCCCGCAGCTCGCGGGTGAGCCGGCGCTGCGGCGGTTTTAG